The Bacillus sp. Y1 genome includes the window ACTTACAGATGAAAATACTTTCAATTGGACAACTCCTGTATATTATGGAACAACCGCTACAATGGAGAAAAAGGGTGCTAACCTTTTAAAATTAGAAGAGGAAGATTTTATAAAAATCGTAACTGGTACTGAGCCTTTGGATTATTTCGAAACATTTGTTACGAACTGGAAGAAACAAGGCGGAGATGAAATTATTGCTGAAATAGAAGCAGAATTGGCAGAACAGCAATAAGAAACAGTAATAAGGGCTGCTGTGCAGCCCTTATTATATAAGGAGGTTTACTTATGAAAGTACAGACTGAAAAAACTGCCAACTTTATAAATGCAGATACGGTAAAACAAAAGAAAAAATGGACAACGGGCAATTCTGTTTACCATCTGATGATGCTACCCGGAATGATCTTTCTTTTAATTTTTAGTTATATTCCCATGTTTGGAATTATTATGGCATTTCAGGATTACGTACCAGCAAAAGGGATGTTGGGCTCGGAGTTTGTAGGATTGGAACATTTTATCTATATGTTTCAATTACCGGATATTGGCCAAGTATTTAGGAACACAATGGTCATTGCTTTTGGGAAAATTCTAATTGGTACTTTCGCTGCCATTGTATTCTCTATTTTATTGAATGAGATCCGTATAAAGCTATTAAAAAAATCGATTCAAACGGTTGTTTATCTACCACATTTTCTATCATGGGTGGTGTTGGCATCTGTGGTAGTCAATATGTTTAATCTTGATGGGTCTGTGAATCAAATATTAACCTTTTTCGGATTGGAAAAATTGAATTTCCTTGGGAGTAATACACTATTTCAACCATTATTAATTGGTACTGATGTATGGAAGGAATTTGGATTTAATTCGATTGTTTATTTAGCCGCCATCACTGCAGTTGATCCAGGACTTCATGAAGCAGCTAGTATTGATGGAGCCAATTGGTGGAAGAGAGTTTGGCATATCACACTTCCTAGTATGCTACCAATTATTCTTCTTTTGGCCATCCTTAGCTTACCCAATATTTTAAATGCTGGATTTGATCAAGTTTATAACCTATATACACCAATGGTTTATGAATCAGGAGATATTTTGGACACTTATGTATACCGAATTGGATTACTAGGTCGTGAGTATAGTTTCGGGACAGCCGTTGGTATATTTAAATCCATTATTGGCATGATTCTAATCATTTCTGCAAATGAAATGGCTAAAAAATACACAGATCGTAAATTATTCTAAGGAGGAACAATAATATGGTTGAAAGTAAAAGTATTTCAGCGCGAATTGGACGAACTGTTATTCATACTATTGTGATTTCTTTGGGATTGATCTGCCTGCTTCCTTTATGGAATATTCTTGCCATTTCTTTTAGTAGTAGTGAGGCAGTTACAGCAAATGCAGTAGGGTTAGTACCGGTGAATTTTACGATTGAAACATATAAGATGATCATGGAGGATGCGCAATTTTGGCGTTCGTTTGGAATTTCTGTACAAAGAGTATTCCTATCGCTCATTATTAATATGATCTTGATCGTGTTAATGGCATATCCTCTATCGAAATCTAAAAAAGTTTTTAAAGGTAGAAACATCTATATGAATCTACTAATTTTCTCGATGTTATTTAATGGTGGGATGATTCCTACGTATTTAGTAGTGAAAAATTTAAACCTATTGAATACTATATGGTCTCTGGTTTTACCAGGTGCCGTACAAGTTTTTAGCATTATATTAATCATGAATTTCTTCATAGGAATACCTAAATCGTTGGAAGAAGCGGCCATTATGGATGGTGCCAATCCATTACAAATATTAGTCAGGGTTTATATTCCAATCTCGTTACCGGCATTAGCTACCGTTGCATTATTTAGTATTGTAGGGAATTGGAATGACTTTTTCTCAGGGTTAATATATATGACGAAAGTTTCTAATTATCCATTAATGACCTATATTCAATCCTTATCCATTAATCTCGAGGAACTGCTGAAGTCAGGAGCAAGCTCTAATTCTTTAGAAAATATGATGCAAGTCTCTAATAAAAACTTAAACGCTGCAAAAATAGTGGTTTCTATAATTCCATTATTAGTGATTTATCCATTATTGCAAAAATATTTTATTCATGGGATCGTTGTCGGCTCGGTTAAAGAATAGTAGATGATTGATGAAACACTACATAAATCATTAGAGGATTTGTGTAGTGTTTCTTATTAAGATAGGGATTTTTTATTTATTTTTATCATTTTAGAGGTGAGTTATGAAACATTTTCTATCTATGGAAGGTCCTGTGTATCGTATTCTAACAAGATTTGTTGAGTTGATTGTATTGAATGGCTTGTTCTTACTATTTTGCATTCCTATCTTTACGATTGGTGCTTCTACCACAGCACTTTACTCCGTAACATTAAAAATGGTTCGGAATGAAGAGAGCGGAGTATATAGTGGATTTGTACAGGCTTTCAAGAAGAACTTCAAACAAAGTACAAGTATCTGGATCCTGTTAATGTTCGCTGGGCTAATCCTATTTTTAGATTATTTATATTTAGAATTATATGAAGGGAATTTTACGCTGCTCATTATTTTAAGTCTATTCTTTTTCACATGCATCTATTTGTTATTAACAATACTTATTTTCCCTTATGTTGCTCGTTTTAAAAATACAATAAGAGAATCAGTCGTAAATGCTATGAAAATTGCCATTACGAATCCATTCCAAACGATTTCTGTACTGATTTTTTCTATCGGGCCAGTATTACTAATTTTCTTTTCACCGTATCTCTACTTACTTGCTCTATATCTAAGTATATTTTTGGGATTTTCTCTTGTTGCATATTTAAATTCATTTCTATTGCGAAATATATATGAGAAATACTAAAAACAAAGTAATCCTTGGGGTATGAAATTCTAGTGATCAGAAAAGGATGGAATCAGAATTATCAACCTTTGAGACTGAAGGTACTTGTATTACAACCATGTAGTTATCCTAAAGCATAGAATTTGATGTTTCGTACTGACAACTAACTGTATTTTTGGAAGAGAGCAGAGGATGTTCCTCTGCTCTTTAC containing:
- a CDS encoding ABC transporter permease; this encodes MMLPGMIFLLIFSYIPMFGIIMAFQDYVPAKGMLGSEFVGLEHFIYMFQLPDIGQVFRNTMVIAFGKILIGTFAAIVFSILLNEIRIKLLKKSIQTVVYLPHFLSWVVLASVVVNMFNLDGSVNQILTFFGLEKLNFLGSNTLFQPLLIGTDVWKEFGFNSIVYLAAITAVDPGLHEAASIDGANWWKRVWHITLPSMLPIILLLAILSLPNILNAGFDQVYNLYTPMVYESGDILDTYVYRIGLLGREYSFGTAVGIFKSIIGMILIISANEMAKKYTDRKLF
- a CDS encoding YesL family protein, whose translation is MKHFLSMEGPVYRILTRFVELIVLNGLFLLFCIPIFTIGASTTALYSVTLKMVRNEESGVYSGFVQAFKKNFKQSTSIWILLMFAGLILFLDYLYLELYEGNFTLLIILSLFFFTCIYLLLTILIFPYVARFKNTIRESVVNAMKIAITNPFQTISVLIFSIGPVLLIFFSPYLYLLALYLSIFLGFSLVAYLNSFLLRNIYEKY
- a CDS encoding carbohydrate ABC transporter permease, producing the protein MVESKSISARIGRTVIHTIVISLGLICLLPLWNILAISFSSSEAVTANAVGLVPVNFTIETYKMIMEDAQFWRSFGISVQRVFLSLIINMILIVLMAYPLSKSKKVFKGRNIYMNLLIFSMLFNGGMIPTYLVVKNLNLLNTIWSLVLPGAVQVFSIILIMNFFIGIPKSLEEAAIMDGANPLQILVRVYIPISLPALATVALFSIVGNWNDFFSGLIYMTKVSNYPLMTYIQSLSINLEELLKSGASSNSLENMMQVSNKNLNAAKIVVSIIPLLVIYPLLQKYFIHGIVVGSVKE